From a region of the Brachionichthys hirsutus isolate HB-005 chromosome 9, CSIRO-AGI_Bhir_v1, whole genome shotgun sequence genome:
- the mllt1a gene encoding protein ENL, which produces MENQCTVQVKLELGHRAQLRKKVTSEGFTHDWMVFVRGPETADIQHFVEKVVFRLHESFPKPKRVCKEPPYKVEESGYAGFLMPIEVYFKNKEEPKKVFFNYDLFLNLEGNPPVNHLRCEKLTFNNPTKEFRRKLIKAGGVLVVPEGAEAVKPSPDYPMLPSIPMSAFSDPKKTKTSHVSKEPSKEGSGSSSKGPKPHKLTKEHRERPRKDSESKATSKGDNDRDGSSKSGRDPSNSSSASSKKPSEIKVKDDAKVLPKAAFKEPKLTLKESKMEGMSPKGGGAGSGGGGGGGGGGGGGESKVPGKRPSNVESPKPSTKKQKKGSSEGPKGPTGGAFTGTSPRVSSSSAASQPYADKKPPKEKGRWAKGKNDTPEAKEPKKVPDSEESNSEDEPSSKSEQSAPSSPSNSSSSSDSSSDSDFEPGQKQGQGPLRSMVEEIQSEESDDDDSSSEEETPVKTNPSNRDSRLSLDSESDSSDGSHSPSRDPAPPPVKHNSTNNKLSGRKSPDSTFRSEKVLKKGYEKVGRAYTEELVDLHGRLMALRERNVLQQIVNLIEETGHFNVTNTTFDFDLFSLDETTVRKLQSYLEATAT; this is translated from the exons ATGGAGAACCAG TGCACGGTGCAGGTGAAACTGGAATTGGGCCACAGAGCCCAGCTGAGGAAAAAAGTGACATCAGAAGGCTTCACCCACGACTGGATGGTGTTTGTCCGAGGGCCAGAAACTGCAGACATCCAGCACTTTGTAGAGAAGGTCGTCTTCCGCCTTCACGAGAGCTTCCCCAAACCCAAGAGAG TATGCAAGGAGCCGCCGTACAAAGTGGAGGAATCGGGATACGCCGGCTTCCTCATGCCTATCGAGGTTTACTTCAAGAACAAG gaggAGCCAAAAAAGGTGTTTTTCAACTATGACCTGTTCCTTAACTTGGAAGGCAACCCACCGGTCAACCACCTGCGCTGTGAGAAGCTCACCTTCAACAACCCCACCAAAGAATTCAGGAGAAAGCTGATCAAAGCTGGCGGG GTCTTGGTGGTACCAGAAGGGGCTGAAGCTGTGAAGCCCAGTCCGGACTACCCGATGCTGCCCTCCATCCCAATGTCTGCCTTCTCAGATCCCAAGAAGACAAAAACCTCTCATGTATCAAAG GAACCCAGCAAAGAAGGAAGTGGTAGCAGCAGTAAAGGACCCAAACCACACAAACTGACTAAGGAGCATCGCGAACGACCCAGAAAAGACTCTGAGAGCAAAGCCACGTCGAAGGGGGACAACGACCGGGACGGAAGCAGCAAGAGCGGGCGCGATCCTTCCAATTCTTCGTCCGCGTCTTCGAAAAAGCCGTCGGAGATCAAAGTAAAAGACGACGCGAAGGTCCTGCCCAAGGCTGCCTTCAAGGAGCCTAAGCTCACTCTGAAAGAGTCAAAGATGGAGGGCATGTCCCCTAAAGGAGGGGGTGCTGGCAGCGgcgggggaggaggtggaggaggtggaggaggtggagggg AGTCTAAAGTCCCAGGAAAACGGCCCTCCAACGTTGAATCCCCAAAACCAAGTacaaaaaagcagaagaaaggcAGCTCAGAGGGGCCAAAGGGGCCAACCGGCGGGGCCTTCACAGGAACGTCTCCTCGAGTGTCCTCCTCGTCCGCAGCCAGCCAGCCCTACGCAGATAAGAAACCTCCCAAGGAAAAAGGCCGCTGGGCCAAGGGCAAGAACGACACGCCAGAGGCGAAAGAACCCAAGAAAGTCCCGGACTCTGAGGAGTCGAATTCAGAGGACGAACCGTCGTCAAAGTCGGAG CAGTCGGCCCCGTCAAGTCCCTCCAACTCCAGTTCAAGCTCCGACTCCAGTTCGGATTCGGACTTTGAGCCCGGGCAGAAACAAGGCCAGG GCCCCCTTCGATCAATGGTGGAGGAGATCCAGTCAGAAGAGTCGGACGATGATGATAGCAGTTCAGAAGAAGAGACACCCGTCAAGACCAACCCCTCCAACCGCGACTCTCG ACTCAGCTTGGACAGTGAAAGCGACAGCAGCGACGGGTCACACAGTCCCAGTCGGGACCCCGCTCCCCCCCCGGTGAAACACAACTCTACGAATAACAAA CTTTCAGGCAGAAAGAGCCCAGATTCCACGTTTCGCTCCGAGAAGGTGTTGAAGAAGGGATACGAAAAGGTAGGAAGG GCCTACACGGAAGAGCTGGTGGATCTCCATGGCCGGCTGATGGCGTTGAGGGAGCGTAACGTTCTGCAGCAG ATCGTCAACCTGATCGAAGAGACGGGCCACTTCAACGTGACCAACACCACCTTTGACTTTGACCTCTTTTCACTGGACGAGACTACCGTCCGCAAACTACAGAGCTACCTGGAGGCGACGGCTACGTGA
- the acer1 gene encoding alkaline ceramidase 1 produces MGAVYSSEKIAQVFSYESSDVDWCEDNYRHSENVAEYFNTMSSLIFFIISPIMLYLFHPYAKERNLAIHSVWIMMIFVGIFSAYFHMTLSFVGQMLDELSILWVLALGYSMWFPRKFFPFFIKDRYRFSSFIMVATVITTVSSFVKPTANAYALNFFGLHILYVVIQEMRGCTDQKLLRLFKLSVALWVLAISCWISDRFGCSFWQRLGFCYLHGIWHILIVIAVAYATTLVAYLDANHEIPYSLPGLQFWPSDKWPVGLPQIVLKGTTKTQKRC; encoded by the exons ATGGGAG CCGTCTACTCAAGTGAAAAGATAGCACAAGTCTTTTCCTATGAGAGCTCAGACGTCGACTGGTGTGAAGATAATTACAGGCACTCGGAAAATGTCGCCGAGTACTTCAACACT ATGAGCAGCTTAATTTTCTTCATTATATCCCCCATCATGCTGTACCTTTTTCACCCCTATGCCAAAGAGAGGAACCTGGCCATTCACTCTGTGTGGATCATGATGATATTTGTAG GCATCTTCTCTGCTTATTTTCACATGACGCTCAGTTTCGTCGGCCAGATGTTGGATGAGCTGTCTATCCTTTGGGTGCTGGCGTTGGGATATTCCATGTGGTTCCCCCGGAAGTTCTTTCCCTTTTTCATTAAAGACAG GTACAGATTTTCAAGCTTCATCATGGTGGCGACCGTCATCACCACAGTGTCATCGTTCGTCAAGCCCACCGCCAACGCCTACGCTTTGAACTTCTTTGGACTCCATATACTTTACGTGGTGATCCAAGAGATGAGAGG ctgCACTGACCAGAAGCTTTTGCGGCTGTTCAAGCTGTCGGTGGCTCTGTGGGTGCTCGCCATCTCCTGCTGGATTAGTGACCGATTTGGCTGCAGCTTCTGGCAGAGGCTAGGTTTCTGTTACCTGCATGGCATCTG GCACATTCTGATTGTGATAGCTGTGGCCTATGCTACCACTTTAGTAGCTTACCTGGATGCCAACCATGAGATTCCGTACTCTCTGCCCGGACTGCAGTTCTGGCCAAGTGATAAATGGCCTGTTGGTTTGCCACAAATCGTCCTGAAGGGCACGACCAAAACACAGAAGCGGTGCTAA
- the myo1f gene encoding unconventional myosin-If, whose protein sequence is MEFKPSLAVDRCLHVTFFMHEAKYHWQSQNVKHSGVDDMVLLSKINEDAIVENLKKRYADDYIFTYIGPVLISVNPFKQMPYFTDREIEIYQGAAQYENPPHVYALTDNMYRNMLIEGENQCVIISGESGAGKTVAAKYIMGYISKVSGGGSKVQHVKDIILQSNPLLEAFGNAKTIRNNNSSRFGKYFEIQFSRGGEPDGGKISNFLLEKSRVVSQNESERNFHIYYQLIEGTDAQQKECLGLVTPDYYCYLNQSGTYKVDGTNDSKDFKETMEAMQVIGIPGDTQTQVLQIIAGILHLGNISFIEAGNYAQVECTDLLAFPAYLLGIDLNRLQDKLTSRKMDSKWGGKSESINVTLNQEQATYTRDALAKALYARLFDYLVEAVNKAIQKPTEEFSTGVLDIYGFEIFQRNGFEQFCINFVNEKLQQIFIELTLKAEQEEYVQEGIRWTPIEYFNNKIVCDLIENKLNPPGIMSVLDDVCATMHATGEGVDGTLLQKLQAAVGTHEHFNHWSSGFVIHHYAGKVSYDINGFCERNRDVLFPDLIELMQSSEYKSISSLFPENLNTDKKGRPTTASSKIKKQANDLVNTLMKCTPHYIRCIKPNETKRARDWEESRVRHQVEYLGLRENIRVRRAGFAYRRVFNKFLMRYAILTAETWPCWRGPEQKGVLHILRSVNMDSDQYQMGRTKVFVKNPESLFLLEEMRERKFDTFARIIQKCWRRFIARKKYEKMREEASDILYNSKERRKNSINRNFVGDYLGLEHRPELRQFLAKRERIDFADSVNKFDRRFKVIKRDLILTPKGVYLIGREKVKKGEEKGQIKEVLKRKLEFGSISGVSLSTKQDDFFILHESQYDSLLESNFKTEFLSLLSKRYEEVAKRKLTISFTDRLEFRVRKEGWGGGSSRLVVLQRGQGDLAQLKPGGKTLVITIGDGLPKSSKPSRKSDQQFGDRPRNNVSSRAHQNGAAKFNRPPTHHPSDITYSSPQKQSWQPSSAPPKLGTQRAPRAPAHNEYNQGNMDFLNVPDEGVSGRQRKRSISHRPPPPQPRPQKPRCRALYQYIGQDTDEISFECNDVFELVREDPSGWWTGKIRGKEGLFPGNYVEKI, encoded by the exons ATGGAGTTCAAACCATCCCTTGCTGTAGATCGATGCCTCCATGTCACCTTCTTTATGCACGAG GCCAAGTATCACTGGCAGAGTCAAAATGTGAAGCACAGCGGAGTGGACGATATGGTGCTGCTGTCCAAGATCAACGAGGACGCCATTGTGGAAAACCTCAAGAAGAGGTACGCGGATGACTACATCTTC ACGTACATCGGCCCCGTATTGATATCGGTCAACCCGTTCAAGCAGATGCCCTATTTCACCGACAGAGAGATTGAAATTTACCAAGGAGCT GCCCAATATGAAAACCCCCCCCACGTCTACGCCCTGACCGACAACATGTACAGAAACATGCTGATCGAAGGGGAGAATCAGTGCGTCATCATCAG TGGCGAGAGCGGTGCTGGGAAAACCGTGGCTGCCAAATACATCATGGGTTACATCTCCAAAGTATCTGGAGGCGGATCCAAAGTTCAG CATGTAAAAGACATCATCCTACAGTCAAATCCTCTGCTGGAGGCTTTCGGGAACGCAAAGACCATCAGAAACAACAACTCCAGCCGTTTT GGGAAATACTTTGAGATTCagttcagcagaggaggagagccaGATGGGGGCAAAATCTCCaacttcctgctggagaagtcGAGGGTGGTGAGCCAGAATGAGAGCGAGAGGAACTTCCACATCTACTATCAG CTGATAGAGGGCACCGACGCCCAGCAGAAAGAGTGTCTTGGGCTCGTGACCCCAGACTATTACTGCTACCTCAACCAGTCTGGGACCTACAAGGTGGATGGAACCAATGACAGCAAAGACTTCAAAGAGACTATG GAAGCCATGCAGGTGATCGGGATCCCAGGTGACACCCAGACTCAGGTGCTGCAGATCATCGCAGGCATTCTCCACCTGGGAAACATTAGCTTCATAGAAGCGGGCAACTATGCACAGGTGGAGTGCACAGACT TGCTTGCCTTCCCCGCCTATCTGCTGGGAATCGACCTCAACCGCCTGCAGGACAAGCTGACCAGCCGGAAGATGGACTCAAAGTGGGGAGGGAAGTCCGAGTCGATCAACGTGACGCTGAACCAGGAGCAGGCCACCTACACAAGAGACGCGCTGGCCAAAGCGCTCTACGCAAGACTCTTTGACTACCTAGTGGAG GCCGTAAATAAAGCCATCCAGAAACCCACGGAAGAATTCAGCACAGGAGTTCTCGACATTTATGGCTTTGAGATATTTCAG AGAAATGGCTTCGAGCAGTTCTGCATCAACTTTGTCaacgagaagctgcagcagatctTTATCGAACTGACTCTGAAGGCCGAACAG GAAGAGTACGTCCAGGAGGGCATCAGGTGGACTCCCATCGAGTACTTCAACAACAAGATTGTGTGCGACctcattgaaaataaattg AACCCTCCTGGTATAATGAGCGTTCTGGATGACGTGTGCGCTACCATGCACGCCACAGGAGAGGGAGTCGACGGCACGctgctgcagaagctgcaggCTGCCGTGGGAACGCACGAGCATTTCAACCACTGGAGCTCCGGCTTTGTCATACATCACTACGCCGGCAAG GTGTCGTACGATATCAACGGCTTCTGTGAGAGAAACCGGGACGTGCTTTTCCCCGACCTTATAGAACTCATGCAAAGCAGCGAATA TAAAAGCATCTCCAGCTTGTTTCCTGAGAACCTGAACACAGATAAGAAAGGCAGGCCCACCACGGCGAGCTCAAAGATCAAG AAACAAGCTAACGATTTGGTGAACACGCTGATGAAGTGCACGCCGCATTACATCCGCTGCATCAAGCCAAATGAGACAAAGCGGGCCCGAGATTGGGAGGAGAGCAG AGTTCGGCATCAAGTTGAATACCTGGGCCTGCGGGAGAACATCCGCGTGAGAAGGGCCGGCTTCGCGTATCGCAGAGTCTTCAATAAGTTCCTGATGAG gtACGCCATCCTCACAGCTGAGACGTGGCCGTGTTGGAGGGGTCCTGAGCAAAAGGGGGTTCTTCACATCCTCCGGTCTGTCAACATGGATAGCGACCAGTACCAGATGGGGCGCACCAAGGTCTTCGTGAAGAACCCAGAGTCT CTTTTCCTGCTTGAGGAGATGAGGGAAAGGAAATTTGACACTTTTGCGAGGATCATTCAGAAATGCTGGAGAAGATTCATCGCCAGGAAGAAGTATGAAAAGATGAGAGAGGAGG CTTCAGACATCCTGTACAACTCCAAAGAGCGGAGGAAGAACAGCATCAACAGGAACTTTGTGGGAGATTACCTGGGTCTGGAGCACAGGCCTGAACTGAGACAGTTTCTGGCCAAGAGGGAACGGATAGACTTCGCTGATTCCGTCAACAAGTTCGATCGCAGGTTCAAG GTCATCAAGAGAGATTTGATCTTGACCCCTAAGGGCGTCTATCTGATTGGTCGAGAGAAAGTGAAGAAAGGGGAAGAGAAAGGGCAGATAAAGGAGGTGCTGAAACGGAAACTGGAGTTTGGAAGCATCAGCGGAGTCTCCCTCAG TACCAAACAGGACGATTTCTTCATTCTCCACGAGTCCCAGTACGACAGTCTGCTGGAGTCTAACTTTAAGACGGAGTTCCTCAGTCTGCTCTCAAAGCGCTATGAGGAAGTAGCAAAGAGGAAGCTGACAATCTCCTTCACTGACCG GCTCGAATTCAGAGTGAGGAAAGAGGGCTGGGGTGGAGGAAGCTCCAGGCTGGTGGTGCTCCAGAGGGGGCAAGGTGACCTGGCTCAGCTCAAACCTGGAGGGAAGACCCTTGTAATCACAATTGGGGACGGTCTACCCAAGTCCTCCA AGCCCAGCAGGAAGAGCGATCAACAGTTTGGTGATAGACCGAGAAATAACGTCAGCAGCAGAG CGCACCAGAATGGAGCGGCCAAGTTCAACAGACCCCCGACCCACCATCCATCGGATATCACGTATTCCTCCCCACAGAAACAGAGCTGGCAACCCTCCTCGGCCCCACCCAAACTTGGCACCCAGAGAGCCCCCCGGGCCCCAGCCCATAACGAGTACAACCAGGGGAACATGGACTTCCTGAATGTACCCGATGAGGGCGTGTCGGG gaggcaaagaaaaaggaGCATCAGCCATCGGCCTCCGCCGCCGCAGCCTCGACCTCAGAAGCCGCGCTGCCGGGCCTTGTATCAGTACATCGGCCAGGACACAGATGAGATCAGCTTTGAGTGCAATGACGTGTTCGAGCTTGTCAGGGAAG ACCCATCTGGGTGGTGGACGGGTAAGATTCGAGGAAAGGAAGGACTCTTCCCCGGGAACTACGTCGAGAAGATTTGA